Proteins encoded by one window of Candidatus Methylomirabilota bacterium:
- a CDS encoding LLM class flavin-dependent oxidoreductase — protein sequence MAAQARFGIVFLPESLTAFGALCRDAEGHGFDWLGVADSQSVFRELYVALALAALNTSRARVGPLVTNPLTRHLVVTASAIASVDELSGGRAVLGIGSGD from the coding sequence ATGGCGGCGCAGGCACGCTTCGGCATCGTCTTCCTGCCCGAGTCGCTCACGGCGTTCGGCGCGCTCTGCCGCGACGCGGAGGGCCACGGATTCGACTGGCTCGGCGTCGCGGATTCGCAGTCGGTGTTCCGCGAGCTGTACGTGGCCCTCGCGCTGGCCGCCCTCAACACCTCGCGGGCGCGGGTCGGCCCGCTCGTCACCAACCCGCTGACGCGCCACCTCGTGGTCACGGCCAGCGCCATCGCGAGCGTGGACGAGCTGTCGGGCGGCCGGGCCGTTCTCGGCATCGGCTCGGGCGACAG